CAGGTGGTAGAGATGCCTCCCACTGGTTGGCAGGAGCTGGAAATTCCTCCCAGGGACTGACAGCCAGTGGACACAAAAGTGAGTGGCCGGCTACAGGGAGAACAGGGGTTGGAGACACAGGTAGTCTGTCGATTGCAAGTTACCTGGACAGGAGTGGAGATacaagaagttctctggtagCATGTTGGCTGGCAGACACTAGGCTCACAGCATGACTCCTGACAATGGTCCAGGAGCCAGGACCCAGTTTGGAAGGAACTGGGCAAGTAGAGGCCACTCAGGCAGTCTGCATCTCGGGCTGAAGCTGTGGTAACTGGGCCCACTGGAGCAGTGTAACGTCCTCCAACTGGCCTGGAAGAACAATTTCTTGTGGAGCAGTTGAAAGACAtgatggcagagagagagggctgCACTGTGTCCTCGAAGTTAGCTGAGTTATGAATGCTACTTCAGGCTCCTGGGCTTTTATATATCCTTGCTCATGGGTGGGGTTCCCGTGCTGGTTCCCTTGGCTTCTTTGGCTCACACCACCTTGCCTTAGAACATCTTGTGAATCTCCAAGTTAATTGTCCTTCGAGAAGCCTTCTCCCTCGTAAAGGACATTTAGTAGTTTGGTAACTAAATCGTAAGTCTCCTGCACTGTACTTTAGTCTGGGTTAAGAACGCAGTTGACAGCTTCAAAGCTATTGGTCATCCTTACCCACATTTCATCCCCTATTTATCTTGCATCTGATGAGTGTCCATCCAGCCACAACTCCAAACATGCAGCTGCTGCCCCACCAgcacactctctctcccttctggtCAGGGCTGATTGCAAGCTCACACCATGCTTGGTTTGTCATTGGCATTTAATAGGCTTTTGACATAACTTAATGAGTCACTCTTCCACAGCTAACGGGGCTTCTCAGAAGGGGAGTTGCCCCTTCAGAACACTTCATGGTAGCAATGAGAAGGCCTGTCAAGGAAAAGGACACAAAGATTTATCCAAATCAGGAGGTGAACCTCAGTTTTCCTTAATGTACCAAAGCAGAGAAAGCTCTGAGGTCCCTTTTTAGTCCATCCAGGCAGCAATTGAGAGGCTTGTTAACTGGAGCTGCAGTCACAGGCAACAGAGaccctttttaaataaattgttcGAGAATTATTCCTAAAAGTTTTACTCTACTAAAAATGACTAACAATTACTCGTGAGCCTCATTAGGATGCCAGGAGACAGgcttcattaattttaaaattattataatgttAATTTAAGAGACTACAGTGTCTTTCTCCCATTTTGCTCCATACAGttgaaacatatttattttcacaCAAGCTATTATAGATAGGATGCATTTTAATCAAGAATAAACTAAAGACTCCCCAAGGTCATTGTCTTTATCACAGATAAGGGAAGGCGAGAATGGGTGGGATCAGGCACTTTATCAATGCTTGGTAGCAAATGAATATATGAAGAGCTTTCTGTAATACTTAATTATTCCTTTTATGCTTGGAGAACCATACTGATGTTGTTTTCAGTATAGTATAGTCAGCTCTGAGAAAGAAAATTGACTGTTTCTGAGTGTCCATCTGTACACAGGTAAATCACCTGTTTAAGCTACCAAAATAAATCATTCCAACACAGCTTAAGTAGCCAGAGATATTCCCACCTCAAAATAGCTATAAAAATCTGACATGACCTAGCTTATACGGGGAACAATAATAGATTTACATATATTTGAGGGCTACAGGCAGGGCCACAAAGAGAACAGTTTTACGTCAGAATGCATCAGAAGTCTCCTTGCAAGAAAAGCATCATTCATCTAATTAGAGGCTGATGATACACTCAACAATAGGATGCTGGACCGTGGGCTGCATTAGAAATCCCAAGGACCAACTTCAATGGCTCCAAGAATGTTCTCAGGAGCAAGGGGAAAGAGATTAATGAGATGACTACTTTCTACACTGTTGTGGCCATGATCTTTCCACCAGCAAGAATGCCCCATACGTTTGAAGGTCAGAGTGCCCGGTCAAGGGATGGGCTGGCTTGTTTTATAATAGATGAGTCGTTTACAGGCTTCTGCCCGCTGAGGACGTGCAGGACACAGGGAGGAGAAGTCAATAGTGCAAATGCAAAAGGAGTGAAGGCACAGACTCTGTCAGTGACTATTACTACATTCCTGGAATGGCAGAggtggtgttgttgttgctgttgttgttgttgttgttgctttggggtttttttgagagatagagagagagaacatgcaaacacatgtgccaccgtgtgtgtgtgtgtgtgtgtgtgtgtgtgtgtgtgtgtgtgtgtgtgtaggtcagaaaacttacaggagtcagttttctccgtCTACCATGTGGGCTCAGACCATCAGACTCAGAGGCAGACAAACACCTTTACCATCTCGCCAGCTCATGACAGAATTTTTAGAACTCTTTATCTGTCTCTACTAAACTTTTCTACAGAGTGTTGAAAGTCACAAATCAGGAGTCCTAGAGAATGCCTTCCGTCAGCttcaggaggaaagggaagagatgcTTTTAGAGCACGCACGGGCTTCGCATCCGGCTGGTAAGTCAGGAGCTTCATGGACCTGGAAGTAGACCTGGAAGTAGACCTGGAAGTAGACCTGGAAGTAGACCTGGAAGTACTTCGAGTACCAGGAGCTTCTCGCTGGTCCTTCCTACTGCTCCACGGAGGTGGTATCAGGCCCCCGTGACAGATGCAGAGTTCAGGCAGTCTCGGCAGCCATCCGAGTCATTCAGTTTATATCTGACTAAGTGAAAATTCAAATAGAGCAAAACCTAAGGGCAAGCAGGTCACAGCTGGGCGGTGGAACCATGCCGGGATGCCTTCATTAAAGTGTGATGAAGAATTCATTTCTTGACGTCAGACCACCAGCCCTACACTGATGACAGTATTAAAGATACAGTAACACTCCCCTCCAGGCCATTAACCATTTAGCaacaaaataaatggaagaacTTGTTCTGCCTACcatttaatactttttatttaactAGAGTGAGATTCAAGGTCATtataagcaaagcaaaaccagagATCCATCAGTAACTTGAAACTACAATTCGAATTCACAATTATTTATAATGGCCATTCATGTAACTAATTCTCAGAGAATAGCAGAGAAGAGAATTGGCTTGTCCATTTTCGACAGAATCTGCCATTTTGCAGATGTTAAATGAAAGCAATCAGTTGAATGGGTTCCCTGGATTTTAATTACTGACTGAAACTACTGGTCTACACTTACATTGTGGCTGAAAGCACTGGAATcttatattaaaatgatttcGGCATTTACGAGTCATATTTTTCAGAGAGGTCAAGGCCTTGcgacagagaaatgaaaactctgTTCAGGCCGCTGCCATCCTCTGAAGCTGTGTCCAGAGCCTTGGGAACGCTTGTGTATACTTGCATGCAATTGAGTTGCAGAGTGAAGGGAACTGCTATGGTGTCCTCAAAGGGGGTCTCTCATGCTGAGGCGTTGGTATGAAATACAAGGCTCAGCTCACAAGTCTGTTGATACATTCATAAGTGAATGGACTATGGGGGAAGTGGTGGACACTTACTGATAGTGTGTCCTGCTTGGCATACATAGACCACTGGTGACATGTCTTTGAAGGGATTGGCCAtggattcttcctctctctcctctcctctgtctctgtctctgtctctgtctctctccctctctttctttctctctctgtctctctctttctctctctctgtctccctgtctctctctgtctctgtttctctgtctctctctctctctctctttcttttttcccatctATGATTCTAGGCTTCTGTAAGATAAGCATCCTGTtcacaatacacacaaacacacgtgcactcacatgcatgcacatacacatacatacacacacatatacacacacatgcacattcatggcACAGTGTTCTCCCTCGCTATAATCCAGACAGTAATGGAACTAACTGAATGCTGACAAAGCATGTGAAGCCATGCACCAAATCCATCTTCCTCCCTTAACccatttggtcacagcaatgaaacagaGACAAATATAGCCACTGACACTCATGTGACACTCAAACGCCAGAGAATCGtaatttgagaatattttaaatggaattaaTGGATCATACTTTTATTATgattataagaaaatacaaacattcaGCCAACTAGCCACTCTCATCCCATAGTCTGCAAAATATGAGGCGTCAGCACAGCAGAAACCAGCCTTTGAGGATGGCGTGCTGTCTCCCATTTGCAGAGCAAAAGTGAGGAGACTGAGATGAGAGCAGATGAGGAGGGAACAGAGGCCCACTCTCCCATTATCTTCATCACAGATGGGTGACTTGCTCTCATTTGTATAGAATGATCTAAATCTTATACAATAATTATCATGTGCTGGAAACGAGTGACTCTTTCACTCCGACTGAATCACAGCAATCACTTGCAAGGCCAACCATTTGGGAATAAAATGAGTTAAGCAGGTGCAGAAGGCTGAAGGTTTAGTATGCACAGAGGACGCTTCTCTTCAGAAAGTTGGGAATAATGTTGACCAATACTGGTCCAGAGAAAACGACTAATTGAGTCTCATCAAATACAGGCATGGTGGATTTGCAGAAAATCAATAAGCGTAAAACAAAATTTGGTTGCTCTCTACTTTGAAGAAGTGATTGTCTTCTCAAGATTAAGCTACTACTCGTGTCttgagaaatataaaagaaaattcaaatttttatagAGAGAACATTATGGTTGCCATGAAACTTAAAATTAATTCTATCTCAGCTGAGTAactctgctttcctttttaaCTTAACACAGACTCTAGATTGAATCTCCAGAATCTCTCCTAACTGAGCCATTAGAAACCCTCAAGGCTTGAGTGATGTACATTGCAAAAACTGAGATTTGTGCTCCAAACTCTCATCAAAAAGCACCAATCATAAGAAAAATGGAGTCTCTTTTGCTGGTGCCAACTGCGGAAACAGAAGACAGAGATTAAAATAAGCTAGGGACGTCCACTAAGATGACCACGTAGGTGCTGCTCAAAGAGCCCAAAGCCAGCACCGAGTAGCCATGTGATctgcataaagaaaacaaagccttcATAGAATACTGCTGGGGTTGAGGATTCCCGAAATAAACCATTCTCTCTCCATCTACTTTCAACTTCATGTGGTTGTCAGGGTGTGCTTTTTTTACCCTGAATCCAAATGAAGGTCCCACTGGGGAAGGTGAGTAGGATGTCGAGGGTGGATTCAAGGGTGGGTTCACGTGCAGCTGGCCTGTGCTCCATCCAGCCCTGTCCTCCCACTGGTGAGCAGATGTTACTGAGTAGTGCTAGTGTACAAGGCCTGAGATAGAAGACACTACTAGCTCATTCACTGTGTATCATCTACCCTGACTGAGAATCACCCCTGACCTGTGAGGTACCGAGCAGAGACAGGATGCAGCAACATAGACACAGGATTAGAAGGAAGGGCTCCTTCAAATCACCTGACTTGTGCCTATATCCTTTCAACGCAGCCAGAGGGGGCTTTGCAGTGCGAGTCTTCATTGGGCTCCTCCCACTTCTTCCTGTAGTCTCCTAGCAAGGCGTGGCCTTGCCTTTAGGGTCCTTCCTATACTTCCTGCTTCTCACCGAGTCCTCTGATACTTAGGCAAGTAGCGCAGGCTAACCTGGTCTAAGCACGTGTACGTGTCCATCAGAAGGGCTGCAAGCATGAAGACAAggcttctttctatctttcctccTCTGGGTAAGTTGTGTGGAAGTTCACTTCAGAGTCCCACAGAGCCTGACCTAGTTAGTGGCTTGCAACAGCGATAAGCTTGGCAGACCCTTTTGAGGATTTTCCCCCACTCTATCGCTATCTCAGTGACTAATTACCCATAGTCAAATATTCCCTCAACTGTACTGAGTTCTGATTTTAGGGAAATTTAGATTGGGGTACCATGCTCTCATACTAATATATATAGCTAGAAATGATAACACATCTTCTAATCCCCCCTCAGAGCCTACCAAGGCACACCCTCTCTATCCATGCAATCCAGAAAGCATCTTAGATGCAAGCTGACGCTCAaacaggttggtttttttttttttttttttttttttggagccaTTTCTGAAATGACCAAAGAAGAAACTGTGGCAGCCTTTATACACATTTTTACTGGAGCGATTAGTAAATTACTTAAAAGCAGAGAG
This genomic window from Mastomys coucha isolate ucsf_1 unplaced genomic scaffold, UCSF_Mcou_1 pScaffold12, whole genome shotgun sequence contains:
- the LOC116086603 gene encoding keratin-associated protein 11-1 translates to MSFNCSTRNCSSRPVGGRYTAPVGPVTTASARDADCLSGLYLPSSFQTGSWLLDHCQESCCEPSVCQPTCYQRTSCISTPVQVTCNRQTTCVSNPCSPCSRPLTFVSTGCQSLGGISSSCQPVGGISTTCQPVGGISTTCQPVGGISTTCQPVGGISTVVCQPTCGVSRTYQQSCVSSCRRTC